A region of the Numenius arquata chromosome 2, bNumArq3.hap1.1, whole genome shotgun sequence genome:
AGAGGCAGCTGTGCTACTTAAAGCAATTAAGGTGGCACAGGAGGGAAGTGACATTTTTGCTTTGGGAAGAGAGTGTTTGCAGCACTGACAGGATTGGAACATTCATCACTATGTAGAGGTGACATTCCTAAGCATGTAATGGAAAAGGCATTCACCAAGCATGAGCCCTTTCAAAAGTTCAAATTCAAGAAACGTGTTTCCTTAAAGATACCCTTCACTCCTATTGAGGAGATTTGCACCAAATAAAAGAGTTGTGTCTCTGACAATGCAAAGCATTCATAGTCACTGGCCACAGTTTTACAGCATACGCGTTTGCCTTTTGATATAGGACATCTGTGAGCTGGCAACAGTAATAAATATGAATGTTAGCACAGATAATTTTCCAAGTTTTAGGTCAAATGCTATCAAATCTAACTTATCAGCTCATTAAGATAAAACAAGCCTTTTGTCATTAGCTTTCTGATTACTTGCCTGGTTCCAGAACCTGGGACACAGTAAAtaggttcctttttttccctgtagcaTGGTGTGAATGCTTAATGCCCACTGGTTATCGTTATAAATCATACATAGGGAAATCACTGCTTGAGCCCTTGCTGGAAGAGGGGAATGTGATGATTTCAGCATGTTTCAAAGAGACATTCTTAGAATAGCtaactgttctgtaattttatcaCAGTATAAGGCCTGAGCTTAGTGGTTAGGTTCCCTCATCTGCAACCATGCTGGTTTTGATCTTGTCAGACTTCAAACTACACGGTGACAGGCTTTTGAGTTGGATACTTTGAGAGTAGCGGTATTTGTGTTTCATAGGTGGCAGCCTTCCCTATGAACAGACATGAAAAATGGGCTGCAGCATTGCAGAGCTCTTTGCTGGGAGGAAACTCTGTCCTCTTGTTGGGCGCCAAGTGCAGTGTCCACAGTCACAGCTCTTTGTAGGTATAAGACATGGGAAAGAAAGAGTTATATCATGTGGGGAGAGGTAAAATAGTCACCATGGTAGAACGGAGGCCTTGAGTGTGCACCGGAATGGCTGGAAGAGCTCCTACAAATAAAATTTAGTGAAGTTGTATGTCACATCTCAGGTCTTGTGCTGGCGTAGCTgtaaggaagataaaaaaaaaaattactttcttttaataCATTTCACAAAATGTGTTCTTATTTTAGAGTCTACATATCGTCACCAAGCTACCATTGATGATGAAGTCGTTTCCATGGAGATACTAGATACAGCTGGTCAGGTGCGTGGGTACATGTACTATTATCCAATACCTTGGCTCAGATAGACAGCAGGGAAGGGGAGTGCGGTGGTGTTAGCAGTGTGGTGGGTGGCAGGTGTGCTCTGCTTCTGGGGACAGAGATTTGCTTCTGAGCAGAGCctcccctcctccaccaccaTCAGCTTGCTGCCAGACCCAGCGTGCTGGATCCAGACCCTTCTGCAAGGAACCCTGCTTAGAGTCTTCAAACATTGGAAGAACAAACAAAGTTAGGGTTTACTCTgggattaaaattatttttttctcattccttgATTCAGGGCCAACCCAACAACATGTTATTACTACGCACAAAGTCACAGTCTATTTCTGCAGTCAAGTGATGAGGCTCGACAGCCTCAGTCAGTGACTCCCACCAAAATGAAGAGCAGTTTTGTCATAGCCAGGTCCCCCTTCCTTTCAAAAGGTGGTCGATGCTCACACTGCACAGTCCTATGCAATTTGTGAGCTGGGTATCGTTCAACAGAGACCCTCTTCCAATTGCCTGCTACCAGCCTGTCCACAGGCAGCCCATGGCACCTTGGCAGAGTAGATCTCCTATGCCATATGATAAAATAAGTGATGTGCATAAAGTGCAAAGTCAAGTAGATATACATGGCTTTGCAGGCTTTGGAGGACCAATGTCTAGCTGAAGACCTGATGTCTTTTTCATAAATCAAATTCCTAAGGCTGGTGTCTGTCTTTTCAAAACAGGAGGACGCTATTCAGAAAGAAGGACATGTGCGATGGGGTGAAGGTTTCGTGCTGGTTTACGACATCACGGACAGAGGCAGCTTTGAGGAAGTGCTGCCACTTAAGAACTTGTTGGAtgaagttaaaaaacccaaaaatgtcaCCCTGATCCTGGTGGGGAACAAAGCAGACTTGGATCACTCCAGGCAGGTCAGCACAGAGGAAGGTGAAAAGCTGGCCACAGAACTAGCATGTGCTTTTTATGAGTGCTCTGCTTGCACAGGAGAGGGCAACATTATGGAGGCCTTCTATGAGCTCTGTCGGGAGGTACGGCGTCGAAAGATGGTCCAGGGCAAGACTCGGAGACGAAGCTCCACCACCCACGTCAAGCAGGCAATTAATAAGATGCTTACCAAAATCAGCAGCTAAAAAGAGCTGTACTAAGCCAGAGAAGCATTTTAGAGCATATTAGCTTGAAGTAGGGACGAAGCAGGCAGagcacatttaattaaaaatggtcAAAGctttgcaagtaaaaaaaaaatagaaaagacaaaCCACACCACTTTTTTGAATAACACGGGGTcagacttttttcctgttttgaaatgtatttaGCCACACTGCTTCTGGCTAAtgtgggggtaaaaaaaaaaaaaaagaaaaaagaaaaaaaatgaactccaAAGGACTAGATGATTGTGGGGATTGGCACTGACAGAGCATCTTCTGCTTCTACAAGGCTGGCTCCAATCCCCTGCAAGTCAGTAGTGCCTAAACATCATTTCCAGCCAGCCAGCTGCTCAGTAGCCATTGGAGAGTAAGATTCAGCCCTCGATCTGTCAACAACCATCGCAACTGGTGTTCTCAAGGACTGAATACACGTAGAGGCTGCTGTGTTGTACCAGAAAGTTCATCTGACACCTTTCACCAGCTCTAAATTGGCGCGTTGTGTGCTTTTACTCCAAACTGTCCttccttgttgttttttttgtcaaatatatGAGTGCTGATGTTCTTAGCAAGGTATGCAAAAAATATAGGAAAGGTCTGCTTCATGGAGTGTTTAGCCAGCAAGACACACATTTCAACAGAGCTGAAGTTTGGCTGCTTTTCCAAATCCTCTGAAACCGCAGAGTTCATCAAGAAATAATCAGCTAGTCCAGTGGCATTTCAGCATTTCCCCCCTCAAAGTGCAGTACTGTACTTGGGGAAATGAGAGTGTGCGTGTTGggatatcaaaataaaaaaataaccataTTAGTATTGATTTAGTTATGGGtagtttttagattttgtttacatttttgttttggtcTTCTTGCAATTCAAGTAATTCCTCTTATTCTATCTTATACCGAAGAAGAACTGAATCCATGGGAAGGCAAGTATTTAAAGTCTAAGCCCAAATGCAAATCAGATGTGAATGGCCTCTACCATATCAAAAGGCCATATTTTCCAGCCGTTTAAACTTCCAGATGTTGCTTGAAGCACACTGTGGTTTAAACCAGCACAGGTTTTTTGTGACTCTTATCTGGCACATTCAATTGAAAGTGCATTTTATCAGATTTTGGTGCCTGGGATGAAAGGTGTCcagttttttctcctccctcatgCATCTCATTTAAGCCAGCTA
Encoded here:
- the RERG gene encoding ras-related and estrogen-regulated growth inhibitor isoform X1; this encodes MAKSAEVKLAIFGRAGVGKSALVVRFLTKRFIWEYDPTLESTYRHQATIDDEVVSMEILDTAGQEDAIQKEGHVRWGEGFVLVYDITDRGSFEEVLPLKNLLDEVKKPKNVTLILVGNKADLDHSRQVSTEEGEKLATELACAFYECSACTGEGNIMEAFYELCREVRRRKMVQGKTRRRSSTTHVKQAINKMLTKISS
- the RERG gene encoding ras-related and estrogen-regulated growth inhibitor isoform X2, yielding MAKSAEVKLAIFGRAGVGKSESTYRHQATIDDEVVSMEILDTAGQEDAIQKEGHVRWGEGFVLVYDITDRGSFEEVLPLKNLLDEVKKPKNVTLILVGNKADLDHSRQVSTEEGEKLATELACAFYECSACTGEGNIMEAFYELCREVRRRKMVQGKTRRRSSTTHVKQAINKMLTKISS